In a single window of the Pantanalinema sp. genome:
- a CDS encoding BTAD domain-containing putative transcriptional regulator, which translates to MSGPFPLIKRKLRAPSVPDTFVRRAGLVERLGAGMNPRARLTFVCAGPGYGKSTTVADYVILTGARSCWINLDAYDADLATFLHYLIGGATAAWPGATSQARELLSASPDPAPIVPSLMGLFAEELGERDEAPFILVLDDFHAVHAAEPVVQAIEALISYLPENVQLLLISRSQPPLRLPQLKVRQQLVELGILDLRFSPSEVGTLVRSVSGRAIAEADALTLFQSTEGWAAGLIMAAQHSEPLNRSHEGAPSLFDYLAQEVFAELAAERQDFLLKTSLLPIVEPGICSAALGLADAEETIHALRRANLILTRAESAESYYHPIFQAFLLDKLQATLAPEAVRALRHRIGSEWAQAHPEEALAVLLDGGLYPQAAEVLCLIAPGYLAQVRLSTLDQLLQRFPADFTDASAWLLLYGGEIQRLWGRSDVALSRFERAASLAEAEGDRLAQGRALAYQAAIWGSRGDSRLAALAEQALSVLPEDDLPGRAFAWNALGMAFQMASDARGALGAFERARDFYRRAEDFVGQSKVLHNLGLAYARQGDFERAVATYRESIRQAEAGGRRAFPATYNNLAAIHHSQGAYDEAWKVAEEGLALAQQLGARRDALWTTLTLGMIACSLGQEAKAADFFHQTREGALSMGDRPLEAQALSGLSEVARLQRQYDRAQELLRQAIALRGMPIEAPGMIDLQIPAGQLALDRGELERAAEILEIARKTLESQGYRYRHAQALFYLARVQQARGEAEAFATWEEARGICEANAYRVLLAQFPPLEPASEPGASPEVAREAAGSLQSALRLRCFGAFEAVAPTGAIATKQWQGTKTKLVLAYLLHQRQGVTREQLAQLLYGDEDVSRGAILMIISRLRQALEPALVKNAPSRYIQWRDGKYFFNFGAPYALDVQEFAYHLDQAKDAALSLPQQTLALEKALELYRGRFLADLDESLWVQATQEHFHQRALSAFERLLSIHEGTGAFETVLAWADRALAVDACAEFAHRAKMTALHRLGNRQGAVRHYQQLEAILAQELGVSPAAESKEVYARILSGSA; encoded by the coding sequence ATGAGCGGCCCCTTCCCCCTCATCAAGCGAAAATTGCGCGCCCCCTCGGTCCCTGACACCTTCGTGCGCCGGGCGGGGCTCGTCGAGCGCCTGGGCGCCGGCATGAATCCGCGCGCGCGCCTCACCTTCGTGTGCGCCGGGCCCGGCTACGGCAAGAGCACCACCGTGGCCGACTACGTCATCCTGACCGGCGCGCGCTCCTGCTGGATCAACCTCGACGCCTACGACGCGGACCTCGCGACCTTCCTGCACTACCTGATCGGCGGGGCGACCGCTGCCTGGCCAGGCGCCACCAGCCAGGCACGCGAGCTGCTCAGCGCGAGCCCCGACCCCGCGCCGATCGTCCCGAGCCTCATGGGCCTCTTCGCCGAGGAGCTGGGCGAGCGCGACGAGGCCCCCTTCATCCTGGTGCTGGACGATTTCCATGCGGTGCATGCGGCCGAGCCGGTGGTGCAGGCGATCGAGGCCCTCATCAGCTACCTTCCCGAGAACGTGCAGCTGCTCCTCATTTCCCGCTCCCAGCCCCCGCTGCGCCTGCCCCAGCTCAAGGTGCGCCAGCAACTCGTGGAGCTCGGCATCCTGGATCTGCGCTTCAGCCCGAGCGAGGTGGGCACCCTGGTGCGCTCCGTCTCGGGCCGCGCGATCGCCGAGGCGGACGCCCTCACCCTGTTTCAGTCGACCGAGGGCTGGGCCGCGGGCCTCATCATGGCCGCCCAGCACAGCGAGCCGCTCAATCGATCCCACGAGGGGGCGCCCTCCCTCTTCGACTACCTCGCCCAGGAGGTCTTCGCGGAGCTTGCCGCCGAGCGGCAGGACTTCCTTCTCAAGACTTCCTTGCTGCCCATCGTGGAGCCCGGCATCTGCAGTGCGGCCCTCGGCCTGGCGGATGCCGAGGAGACGATCCATGCCCTTCGGCGGGCCAACCTGATCCTGACGCGGGCCGAGTCGGCCGAGAGCTACTACCACCCCATCTTCCAGGCCTTCCTCCTCGACAAGCTCCAGGCGACGCTCGCGCCCGAGGCCGTGCGCGCGCTTCGGCACCGGATCGGTTCCGAGTGGGCGCAGGCCCATCCGGAAGAGGCCCTCGCGGTGCTCCTGGACGGGGGCCTCTACCCCCAGGCCGCCGAAGTCCTTTGCCTTATCGCTCCGGGCTACCTGGCGCAGGTTCGCCTGTCCACCCTCGATCAGCTGCTTCAGCGCTTCCCCGCTGACTTCACCGACGCTTCGGCCTGGCTCTTGCTCTACGGCGGCGAGATCCAGCGCCTGTGGGGCCGCTCCGATGTCGCCCTCTCGCGCTTCGAGCGCGCAGCATCGCTCGCCGAGGCCGAGGGCGATCGCCTCGCGCAGGGACGTGCGCTCGCTTACCAGGCCGCGATCTGGGGGTCTCGCGGCGATTCGCGCCTCGCGGCACTCGCCGAGCAGGCCCTTTCGGTGCTGCCCGAGGACGACCTGCCGGGCCGTGCCTTTGCCTGGAACGCCCTGGGCATGGCCTTCCAGATGGCCAGCGACGCCCGCGGGGCCCTCGGCGCGTTCGAGCGCGCGCGGGACTTCTACCGGCGCGCCGAGGACTTCGTGGGCCAGAGCAAGGTGCTTCACAACCTGGGGCTCGCCTACGCGCGCCAGGGCGACTTCGAGCGCGCCGTGGCAACCTATCGCGAGTCCATCCGGCAGGCCGAGGCGGGGGGGCGCCGCGCTTTTCCCGCCACCTACAACAACCTGGCCGCCATCCATCACTCCCAGGGGGCCTACGACGAGGCGTGGAAGGTGGCCGAGGAGGGGCTCGCCCTCGCCCAGCAACTCGGGGCGCGCCGCGACGCGCTCTGGACCACACTGACCCTCGGGATGATCGCATGTAGTCTCGGTCAGGAGGCCAAGGCCGCCGACTTCTTCCACCAGACGCGCGAGGGGGCATTGTCCATGGGGGACCGGCCCCTCGAGGCCCAGGCCCTGAGCGGCCTCTCCGAGGTCGCGCGCCTCCAGCGCCAGTACGACCGGGCCCAGGAGCTGTTGAGGCAGGCGATCGCCTTGCGCGGGATGCCCATCGAGGCCCCCGGCATGATCGACCTGCAGATTCCCGCCGGCCAGCTGGCCCTGGACCGCGGCGAGCTCGAGCGGGCCGCCGAGATCCTCGAAATCGCCCGCAAGACCCTCGAGAGCCAGGGCTACCGCTACCGCCACGCGCAGGCGCTGTTCTACCTGGCGCGGGTCCAGCAGGCCCGGGGCGAGGCGGAGGCGTTCGCGACCTGGGAGGAGGCGCGCGGCATCTGCGAGGCCAACGCCTACCGGGTGCTGCTCGCTCAGTTTCCTCCCCTCGAACCCGCGAGCGAGCCTGGCGCGAGCCCCGAGGTCGCGCGCGAGGCAGCCGGATCGCTCCAGAGCGCGCTTCGCCTGCGCTGCTTCGGTGCCTTCGAGGCCGTCGCCCCCACGGGGGCCATCGCCACCAAGCAGTGGCAGGGCACCAAGACCAAGCTCGTGCTCGCTTACCTTCTTCACCAGCGCCAGGGCGTGACCCGCGAGCAGCTCGCCCAGCTGCTGTACGGCGACGAGGACGTCTCGCGCGGGGCGATCCTCATGATCATCAGCCGCCTGCGGCAGGCCCTCGAGCCCGCGCTGGTCAAGAACGCCCCCTCGCGCTACATCCAGTGGCGCGACGGCAAGTACTTCTTCAACTTCGGCGCCCCCTACGCCCTGGACGTCCAGGAGTTCGCGTACCACCTGGATCAGGCGAAGGATGCCGCGCTGAGCCTCCCGCAGCAGACCCTGGCCCTGGAGAAGGCGCTCGAGCTCTACCGGGGGCGCTTCCTGGCGGATCTCGACGAGAGCCTCTGGGTGCAGGCCACCCAGGAGCACTTCCACCAGCGCGCGCTCTCGGCCTTCGAGCGCCTGCTCTCCATCCACGAGGGGACCGGTGCTTTCGAGACCGTCCTGGCCTGGGCGGATCGGGCGCTCGCGGTCGACGCCTGCGCCGAGTTCGCGCACCGGGCCAAGATGACCGCGCTCCATCGCCTGGGCAACCGCCAGGGAGCTGTGCGCCACTACCAGCAGCTTGAGGCGATCCTCGCCCAAGAGCTCGGCGTCAGCCCCGCCGCCGAGTCCAAAGAGGTCTACGCGCGGATTCTCTCGGGGAGCGCGTAG
- the sdaAB gene encoding L-serine ammonia-lyase, iron-sulfur-dependent subunit beta: MSQYKSVFDIIGPVMVGPSSSHTAGAVRIGAFARTILGATPRRAEILLHGSFAETGPGHGTDKGLVGGLLGMATDDPDIRYAFARAEAEGMAFTIGKTDLGPKVHPCSARLVLEAPSGDTIQLTGTSIGGGNVAITEVNGYQVRLSGEFPTLVTVHADTPGVILQVTRILAEHGINVAFMNVARQQKGRDAFMTIEGDHAIPDPALSAIAELPEMKMVRYLPKLS; the protein is encoded by the coding sequence ATGAGCCAGTACAAGAGCGTCTTCGACATCATCGGTCCGGTCATGGTCGGGCCTTCCAGCTCGCACACCGCCGGCGCCGTCCGGATCGGGGCCTTCGCGCGCACCATCCTGGGCGCCACCCCGCGCCGCGCCGAGATCCTCCTGCACGGCTCGTTCGCCGAGACCGGCCCCGGGCACGGCACCGACAAGGGCCTGGTCGGCGGCCTGCTCGGCATGGCCACCGACGACCCGGACATCCGGTACGCCTTCGCGCGCGCCGAGGCCGAGGGCATGGCCTTCACCATCGGCAAGACCGATCTCGGCCCCAAGGTCCATCCCTGCTCGGCCCGCCTCGTCCTCGAGGCCCCCTCGGGCGACACCATCCAGCTCACGGGCACCTCGATCGGGGGCGGCAACGTCGCCATCACCGAGGTCAACGGTTACCAGGTCCGGCTGAGCGGCGAGTTCCCCACCCTCGTCACCGTCCACGCCGACACCCCGGGCGTCATCCTGCAGGTCACGCGGATCCTCGCCGAGCATGGCATCAACGTCGCCTTCATGAACGTGGCGCGCCAGCAGAAGGGCCGCGACGCCTTCATGACCATCGAGGGGGACCACGCCATCCCGGATCCGGCGCTCTCGGCCATCGCCGAGCTGCCGGAGATGAAGATGGTCCGCTACCTGCCCAAGCTCTCCTGA
- the purD gene encoding phosphoribosylamine--glycine ligase, translating into MKPRHLRVLVVGGGGREHALAWKLASSKRVEEVYCAPGNAGTDTFCVNLPVAVAEFQRLVAIASGLGIDLVVIGPSAALIHGLTDRFLEAGIPVFGPSAAAAVIEGSKAFSKAFMRRHGIPTAAYAVFEDPAEARAYARANWGAEGLVVKTDELADVQSVVVADTLEAALEAVDQTMLEGRYGPAGRRVIVEERLTGAEASILAFVDGLHYRLLPPAQDHKALYDGNRGPNTEGMGAFSPAGVVTPELCERIRRDIMDPTVRGMALEGIGYPGVLFVGVMLTASGPKVLEYNCRFGDPEAQVTLPPLQSDLVDVIEACLCCKLDRLSLRFEEAYYLCVVGASVGYPEMNETGHGIVGWESACNERQTMLFHAHTRWEGDRLVTAGGRVLNAVASAPTLDEARRLAYQAMDAISFGCGGPVVRRDVGTQAIGLKA; encoded by the coding sequence TTGAAACCCCGGCACCTGCGCGTGCTCGTGGTGGGCGGGGGCGGGCGCGAGCACGCGCTCGCCTGGAAGCTTGCCTCCTCGAAGCGGGTCGAGGAGGTCTACTGCGCGCCCGGCAACGCGGGCACCGACACCTTCTGCGTCAACTTGCCGGTTGCTGTCGCTGAGTTCCAGCGCCTGGTGGCGATCGCAAGCGGACTCGGCATCGACCTGGTGGTCATCGGGCCGTCGGCGGCGCTGATCCACGGCCTGACCGACCGCTTCCTCGAAGCCGGGATCCCGGTGTTCGGCCCGAGCGCCGCGGCGGCCGTCATCGAGGGGAGCAAGGCCTTCTCCAAGGCGTTCATGCGCCGGCACGGCATCCCCACGGCCGCGTACGCGGTCTTCGAGGACCCCGCCGAGGCGCGCGCATACGCCCGCGCCAACTGGGGCGCCGAGGGCCTCGTCGTCAAGACCGACGAGTTGGCCGACGTTCAGAGCGTGGTGGTGGCCGACACCCTCGAAGCGGCGCTCGAGGCGGTGGACCAGACCATGCTCGAGGGGCGCTACGGCCCGGCGGGGCGCCGCGTCATCGTCGAGGAGCGCCTGACGGGGGCGGAGGCCTCGATCCTCGCCTTCGTGGACGGCCTTCACTATCGCCTCTTGCCGCCCGCCCAGGACCACAAGGCCCTGTACGACGGCAACCGAGGCCCCAACACCGAGGGAATGGGCGCCTTTTCGCCCGCGGGGGTGGTCACTCCGGAGCTTTGCGAGAGGATCCGCCGCGACATCATGGATCCGACCGTGCGGGGCATGGCCCTCGAGGGGATCGGCTACCCCGGGGTCCTGTTCGTCGGGGTCATGCTGACCGCGAGCGGGCCCAAGGTGCTCGAGTACAACTGCCGCTTCGGGGATCCCGAGGCCCAGGTGACGCTGCCGCCGCTGCAGAGCGACCTGGTCGACGTGATCGAGGCCTGCCTCTGCTGCAAGCTCGATCGCCTCTCCTTGCGCTTCGAGGAGGCCTACTACCTCTGCGTGGTCGGGGCCTCGGTGGGCTACCCCGAGATGAACGAGACGGGGCACGGCATCGTCGGCTGGGAGTCGGCTTGCAACGAGCGGCAGACCATGCTTTTCCACGCCCACACCCGCTGGGAGGGCGATCGCCTCGTCACGGCGGGGGGGCGCGTGCTCAACGCGGTGGCGAGCGCCCCCACCCTCGACGAGGCCCGCCGCCTTGCCTACCAGGCGATGGATGCCATCTCCTTCGGATGCGGCGGTCCCGTCGTGCGGCGGGACGTGGGAACGCAAGCCATCGGCCTCAAGGCCTGA
- the sdaAA gene encoding L-serine ammonia-lyase, iron-sulfur-dependent, subunit alpha, giving the protein MTDTEIQFHTIADLLALAEDLGVGIGEVTLRYEIQASNFPRASIHNAMLARWSIMLEAMQRGTEAPKTGLGGLVSGTGYAMAHHVPKLLDPITAGMAARALAVNECSAGMERIVAAPTAGSSGILPATLWGASERLGSTPEQVVNALFVAAGLGMVMANNATISGAKGGCMAEVGVSTGMAAGAACELAGGSPRQVVHAMALGVKNTLGLACDPVGGLVEVPCIKRNALYSAMAMVAAELALAGIESFIPPDEVISAMKEIGEAMPSQYKETACGGLAITPTGKKVMDAKVTL; this is encoded by the coding sequence ATGACCGACACCGAGATCCAGTTCCACACGATCGCCGACCTCCTCGCCCTGGCCGAGGACCTGGGGGTGGGCATCGGCGAAGTGACCCTGCGCTACGAGATCCAGGCCTCCAACTTCCCCCGCGCCTCGATCCACAACGCCATGCTCGCGCGCTGGAGCATCATGCTCGAGGCCATGCAGCGCGGCACCGAGGCCCCCAAGACCGGGCTCGGCGGCCTGGTGAGCGGCACCGGCTACGCCATGGCCCACCACGTCCCCAAGCTGCTGGACCCCATCACCGCGGGAATGGCTGCCCGAGCACTCGCCGTCAACGAGTGCTCGGCCGGCATGGAGCGGATCGTGGCGGCCCCCACCGCGGGCTCCTCGGGCATCCTTCCCGCCACCCTGTGGGGAGCCTCGGAGCGTCTCGGCAGCACCCCCGAGCAGGTCGTGAACGCCCTGTTCGTGGCCGCGGGGCTCGGGATGGTGATGGCCAACAACGCGACCATCTCGGGCGCCAAGGGAGGCTGCATGGCCGAGGTGGGCGTCAGCACCGGAATGGCCGCAGGTGCCGCCTGCGAGCTCGCGGGGGGAAGCCCGCGCCAGGTCGTCCACGCCATGGCCCTCGGCGTCAAGAACACCCTGGGTCTGGCCTGCGATCCCGTCGGTGGCCTGGTGGAGGTCCCCTGCATCAAGCGCAACGCCCTGTACAGTGCCATGGCCATGGTCGCCGCCGAGCTCGCGCTGGCGGGGATCGAGAGCTTCATCCCGCCCGACGAGGTCATCTCGGCCATGAAGGAGATCGGCGAGGCCATGCCCAGCCAGTACAAGGAGACCGCCTGCGGCGGCCTGGCCATCACCCCCACCGGCAAGAAGGTGATGGACGCCAAGGTCACCCTCTAA
- a CDS encoding tetratricopeptide repeat protein: protein MSCSVDPFDAPLIRLGLAYVASGSRAEGLAAYRRAVEEDPGAFPGHLLLGLAACEEGEWDEAFARFVAVIDRAPALSDGYQNLGVVYWRLSDPASALRCWEKALSLRARSAEALVNLATAHLRSERPEESRACLERAIASNPHAAAPYNNLGVLLALAGQAQEAATCFERAVARDGALAAPLRNMAHLYWHRGQHHEAQHCLNQAAVARRQEAVSLGGFQLVMPLCSGQEGAALEGDAYEPGDEGVRVYDLDAEVV, encoded by the coding sequence ATGTCCTGCTCGGTCGATCCTTTCGACGCTCCGCTCATCCGCCTGGGCCTCGCCTACGTGGCGTCGGGATCGCGCGCCGAGGGGCTCGCGGCCTATCGCAGGGCCGTCGAGGAGGACCCCGGGGCCTTCCCAGGCCACCTGCTCCTGGGGCTGGCCGCCTGCGAGGAGGGCGAGTGGGACGAGGCCTTCGCGCGCTTCGTGGCGGTGATCGACCGCGCTCCGGCGCTCTCGGACGGGTACCAGAACCTCGGGGTGGTCTACTGGCGCCTCTCGGACCCCGCGAGCGCCCTGCGCTGCTGGGAGAAGGCCCTCTCGCTGCGAGCGCGCTCGGCCGAGGCGCTCGTCAACCTCGCCACGGCGCACCTGCGATCCGAGCGACCGGAGGAGTCGCGCGCGTGCCTGGAGCGCGCGATCGCTTCCAACCCCCATGCGGCGGCCCCTTACAACAACCTGGGCGTCTTGCTCGCCCTCGCCGGCCAGGCCCAGGAGGCTGCGACCTGCTTCGAGCGCGCCGTCGCGCGCGACGGCGCGCTCGCCGCTCCTTTGCGCAACATGGCCCACCTCTACTGGCACAGGGGCCAGCACCACGAGGCGCAGCACTGCCTCAATCAGGCTGCCGTCGCCCGGCGCCAGGAGGCCGTGTCGCTGGGGGGCTTCCAGCTGGTGATGCCCCTCTGCTCAGGCCAAGAAGGCGCCGCCCTCGAGGGCGACGCCTACGAACCCGGCGACGAGGGCGTGCGGGTCTACGACCTGGACGCCGAGGTGGTCTAG
- a CDS encoding ATP-dependent 6-phosphofructokinase — protein sequence MPKRIAISTGGGDAPGLNAVIRAVTKMAISEYGWEVVGIKDGFDGLLKPDHIMPLGLDDIRGIIARGGTILGTTNRGNPFKYPVVEDGQTVLKDVSDQVVQRYHDLGLDALVLIGGDGTLGIGHDLAKKGINLVGVPKTIDNDLNSTDQTFGFDTAVVTATEAIDKLLTTAESHHRVMVLEVMGRTAGWIALKSGMAGAVNVILVPEIPFDMEKVAQAVYERSEAGKSYSIVVVAEGAAPAGAGAMYADLDPTKNVARLGGVGNWVGAEIIRRTGLETRVTVLGHLQRGGTPSPYDRILGTRFGVEACRLVHEGKFDQMVCLRAGHVTHVPIAEAIDQLKLIDPNSELVQAARHTGVYFGD from the coding sequence ATGCCCAAGCGCATCGCAATCTCGACCGGCGGGGGGGACGCTCCCGGCCTGAACGCGGTCATCCGAGCCGTCACCAAGATGGCGATCTCCGAGTACGGCTGGGAGGTCGTCGGCATCAAGGACGGCTTCGACGGCCTGCTCAAGCCGGACCACATCATGCCGCTCGGCCTCGACGACATCCGCGGCATCATCGCGCGCGGCGGGACGATCCTCGGCACCACCAACCGCGGCAACCCCTTCAAGTACCCGGTCGTCGAGGACGGCCAGACGGTGCTCAAGGACGTCTCGGACCAGGTGGTCCAGCGCTACCACGACCTGGGCCTGGACGCGCTGGTGCTGATCGGCGGCGACGGCACCCTCGGCATCGGTCACGACCTCGCCAAGAAGGGCATCAACCTGGTCGGCGTGCCCAAGACCATCGACAACGACCTCAACTCGACGGATCAGACCTTCGGCTTCGACACGGCGGTGGTGACGGCGACCGAGGCCATCGACAAGCTGCTCACGACGGCCGAGAGTCACCACCGCGTGATGGTCCTCGAGGTCATGGGCCGCACCGCGGGCTGGATCGCGCTGAAGTCGGGAATGGCCGGCGCGGTCAACGTCATCCTCGTGCCCGAGATCCCCTTCGACATGGAGAAGGTGGCCCAAGCGGTCTACGAGCGCTCCGAGGCGGGCAAGAGCTACTCGATCGTCGTGGTCGCAGAGGGGGCGGCACCCGCTGGCGCCGGGGCCATGTACGCGGACCTCGACCCGACCAAGAACGTCGCGCGCCTCGGCGGGGTGGGCAACTGGGTCGGCGCCGAGATCATCCGCCGCACCGGCCTCGAGACCCGGGTGACGGTGCTCGGCCATCTGCAGCGCGGCGGCACCCCCTCCCCCTACGACCGGATCCTGGGCACTCGCTTCGGGGTCGAGGCGTGCCGCCTGGTGCACGAGGGCAAGTTCGACCAGATGGTCTGCCTGCGCGCCGGGCACGTGACCCACGTGCCCATCGCCGAGGCCATCGATCAGCTCAAGCTGATCGATCCGAACAGCGAGCTGGTCCAGGCCGCCCGCCACACGGGCGTCTACTTCGGCGACTAG
- a CDS encoding zinc ribbon domain-containing protein yields MDRGSHPAEKRYTLKHQGAQPRVFLRCVSCGAKAGGDGAFCARCGNPLLGSAKIACLGCGSDAIAPGDRHCGACGAYLPRASRPSGEQRATPWLSRTAKALAATAVAAGLWLGAQGIGLVRGAISHAPSLAGIKVGDAQQAVERRIGKPDVKPTEVFWNGVDGKPHRVGLWRYGLTPDSEVANLTVTFLDGKVYQVGALDRMYPTSEGLRVGDRIAKASRLYGTPIEENLVSGLMPMKYVRQGVVVKVVTMPGDDRVLAVGLESPRALPTASADDGAMGERKGLDRITTTPL; encoded by the coding sequence GTGGATCGAGGATCGCATCCCGCAGAGAAACGCTACACCCTCAAGCACCAGGGAGCTCAGCCCCGGGTCTTCTTGCGCTGTGTCTCGTGCGGGGCGAAGGCCGGTGGGGACGGCGCCTTCTGCGCCCGGTGCGGTAACCCGCTGCTCGGCTCGGCGAAAATCGCCTGCCTCGGCTGTGGCAGCGACGCGATCGCGCCGGGCGATCGCCACTGCGGCGCTTGCGGAGCCTACCTGCCCAGGGCGTCTCGCCCTAGCGGGGAGCAGCGCGCAACGCCCTGGCTCAGCCGTACCGCCAAGGCCCTGGCGGCCACGGCCGTGGCGGCTGGGCTCTGGCTCGGCGCGCAGGGGATCGGCCTGGTGCGCGGGGCGATCTCGCACGCCCCGAGCCTTGCCGGCATCAAGGTCGGAGACGCCCAGCAAGCGGTCGAACGACGCATCGGCAAGCCGGACGTCAAGCCGACCGAGGTCTTCTGGAACGGGGTGGACGGCAAGCCTCACCGGGTCGGGCTCTGGAGGTACGGCCTGACCCCCGACTCCGAGGTCGCAAACCTGACCGTGACCTTCCTGGACGGCAAGGTCTACCAGGTCGGTGCGCTCGACAGGATGTACCCGACGAGCGAAGGGCTGCGCGTGGGCGATCGCATCGCCAAGGCCAGCCGCCTCTACGGCACCCCGATCGAGGAGAACCTGGTCTCCGGCCTGATGCCCATGAAGTACGTGCGACAGGGAGTCGTGGTCAAGGTCGTGACCATGCCGGGCGACGATCGGGTGCTCGCGGTCGGGCTCGAGTCCCCGCGCGCGCTGCCGACGGCCTCGGCGGACGACGGCGCGATGGGCGAGCG
- a CDS encoding tetratricopeptide repeat protein: MWWFKSKNKARDMVREHLERGLEFAADAHLEEAENEFTASLEIAPDFKPTRLAFGAFLREHGRYDEALVHYHHLMKVDAEDPVPFFEMGETYLLAGRRDWAVAQYRQALLRDADHPRAQARLNEAAAEQIDFAVGEEGSLRERQVLALAQFKQAKAQIKRQRSLGYRLRHLLSRTAPRD; this comes from the coding sequence ATGTGGTGGTTCAAATCCAAGAACAAGGCCCGGGACATGGTCCGGGAGCACCTGGAGCGCGGCCTGGAGTTCGCTGCCGACGCTCACCTCGAGGAGGCCGAAAACGAGTTCACGGCCTCCCTCGAGATCGCGCCCGACTTCAAGCCGACGCGCCTGGCCTTCGGCGCCTTTTTGCGCGAGCACGGCCGGTACGACGAGGCGCTCGTCCACTACCATCACCTCATGAAGGTCGATGCCGAGGACCCCGTTCCCTTCTTCGAGATGGGCGAGACCTACCTGCTGGCCGGCCGGCGCGACTGGGCGGTCGCCCAGTACCGGCAGGCCCTGCTGCGCGACGCCGACCACCCCCGGGCGCAGGCCCGGCTCAACGAGGCGGCCGCCGAGCAGATCGACTTCGCGGTGGGCGAGGAGGGCTCCCTTCGCGAGCGCCAGGTCCTCGCGCTCGCGCAGTTCAAGCAGGCCAAGGCCCAGATCAAGCGCCAGCGCTCGCTGGGCTATCGCCTGCGCCACCTCCTTTCCCGAACGGCCCCGCGGGACTGA